The following are encoded together in the Anoplopoma fimbria isolate UVic2021 breed Golden Eagle Sablefish chromosome 13, Afim_UVic_2022, whole genome shotgun sequence genome:
- the carnmt1 gene encoding carnosine N-methyltransferase, which yields MAETTGEGPPGRPYFNKERMKYSPEQDARLERQHFWRIIDAFRFYRVHVQEQVKRAERQFLSLPQRHQDLLPEVLSNLTRISQCADHNQEILQAIVHNSLHMFENIEYGEREDPRKVRPSTTFDMDKLKSTIKQFVRDWSETGQAERDTCYQPIIDEIQRLFPNDQYDVSKVSVLIPGAGLGRLAWEIARLGYICQGNEWSFFMLFSSNFVLNRCETVNSLTLYPWIHQFSNNKKSSDQTRPIIFPDVNPQSLPLDADFSMVAGDFVEVYSEPDSWDCVATCFFIDTAHNVIEYVETIWKILKPGGVWINLGPLLYHFENMANELSVELSYEDIRTAIVNFGFHLEVEKPSVQTTYTENDRSMLRYVYDCVFFVARKPADLYFNGQDEEGEDEQQQSSPPAAKSPRREGTDSLT from the exons ATGGCCGAAACAACAGGAGAGGGACCGCCAGGAAGACCGTATTTTAACAAAGAGAGAATGAAATACAGCCCGGAGCAGGATGCCAGGCTGGAGAGGCAGCATTTCTGGAGAATAATCGATGCTTTTAGATTTTACAG GGTCCATGTCCAGGAGCAGGTCAAGCGTGCCGAGCGTCAGTTTTTGAGCCTCCCGCAGCGCCACCAGGATTTGCTGCCAGAAGTATTGTCCAATCTGACCCGGATCAGTCAGTGTGCGGACCACAACCAGGAGATCCTGCAGGCTATCGTACACAACAGCCTCCACATGTTTGAGAACATTGAATATGGCGAGAGG GAGGATCCTCGGAAGGTTCGCCCATCTACTACGTTTGACATGGACAAGCTTAAGTCCACCATAAAGCAGTTTGTCAGAGACTGGAGCGAGACGGgccaggcagagagagacacatgcTACCAGCCCATCATCGACGAGATCCAAAGACTATTCCCAAATGACCAATA TGATGTGTCTAAGGTGAGCGTGCTGATTCCGGGTGCTGGGCTTGGCCGTCTAGCCTGGGAGATAGCACGGCTGGGCTATATTTGCCAGGGCAACGAATGGAGCTTCTTCATGCTCTTCTCTTCAAATTTTGTTCTCAATAG GTGTGAAACGGTGAACTCTCTGACCCTGTACCCCTGGATCCACCAGTTTAGCAACAACAAGAAATCCTCCGACCAAACACGACCAATCATCTTCCCCGATGTCAACCCTCAGAGCTTACCTCTAGATGCAGACTTCTCCATGGTAGCAGGGGACTTTGTGGAAGTCTACAGCGAACCAG ATTCCTGGGACTGTGTGGCTACCTGCTTCTTTATCGACACAGCTCATAATGTCATCGAGTACGTGGAGACTATCTGGAAGATTCTTAAACCTGGTGGAGTGTGGATTAACCTGG GTCCACTGCTGTACCACTTTGAGAACATGGCCAATGAGCTGTCAGTTGAACTAAGCTACGAAGACATTAGGACAGCGATTGTTAACTTTGGCTTCCACTTAGAG GTGGAGAAACCGTCAGTTCAGACCACCTACACAGAGAACGACCGCTCAATGTTGCGATACGTTTACGACTGTGTCTTCTT
- the LOC129101324 gene encoding serpin A3-5-like — MMHAAVSIWILSAVICMGRGHPHVHEHGHGHAHAHSHDHHHHHGHGRDHADQDTAIESPSVSLVKSANKAFAYRLYMKLAAHADSQGKNIFFSPVSVSVALAALSVGARGETHRQLFSGLGFNNSLLTQTDVDQTFQMLLQRTNNTSQEDTNEGTAVFMDNRFKAQPEFLETLKQSYLADGFNVDFTQTKDSADTINKYVEEKTNGKIDKLVESLDPNTVMYLLSYIYYKGKWATPFDPNLTKKDIFMVDENTEVPVQMMNMEKRVDTYYDRAINTSVLHLPFNSSYSMLLLLPEDMSTLEKAICPAHVTKWLKWMSSRTHDVYIPKFSIKSSYTLNDVLTEMGMTDMFGDRADLRGISDAHKLAVSDVVHQATLDVDEAGATAAAATGIGITLLSFRQIPVLKFNRPFMVIITERNTEKMLFMGKIINPNI; from the exons ATGATGCACGCAGCCGTGAGTATCTGGATCTTATCAGCAGTGATCTGCATGGGGAGGGGCCATCCCCATGTGCATGAGCATGGGCATGGCCATGCTCATGCTCATAGTCAtgatcaccatcatcaccatggTCATGGCAGAGATCACGCAGATCAAGACACTGCCATTGAGAGTCCCAGCGTCTCACTGGTGAAATCAGCCAACAAAGCGTTTGCCTACCGTCTGTACATGAAATTAGCAGCTCATGCAGACTCCCAAGGCAAGAATATCTTCTTCTCCCCAGTGAGTGTGTCTGTCGCCTTGGCCGCCTTGTCCGTAGGAGCACGGGGGGAGACCCACCGTCAGCTTTTCAGTGGTCTGGGTTTCAACAACTCATTACTGACGCAGACAGATGTAGATCAGACCTTCCAGATGCTCCTTCAAAGGACAAACAACACATCTCAGGAAGACACCAATGAAGGGACCGCTGTATTCATGGACAACCGCTTCAAGGCCCAGCCCGAGTTCCTGGAGACCTTGAAGCAGTCCTACCTTGCAGATGGGTTCAATGTCGACTTTACCCAAACCAAAGATAGTGCCGATACCATCAATAAGTACGTGGAGGAGAAGACCAACGGGAAGATAGACAAGCTGGTCGAGAGCCTGGATCCAAACACAGTCATGTATCTCCTCAGCTACATCTACTACAAAG GAAAGTGGGCGACTCCATTTGATCCCAACCTCACCAAGAAGGACATCTTCATGGTGGATGAGAACACCGAG GTTCCAGTCCAGATGATGAATATGGAGAAGCGTGTTGATACCTATTACGACAGGGCCATTAACACATCAGTCCTCCACCTGCCCTTCAACAGCTCTTACTccatgctgctgttgttgcctGAAGACATGTCAACACTGGAGAAGGCCATTTGCCCAGCCCATGTCACCAAATGGTTGAAATGGATGTCATCTAG GACACATGACGTATATATTCCAAAGTTCTCCATCAAGTCTTcctacacactgaatgatgtgCTGACTGAAATGGGAATGACAGACATGTTTGGTGATCGTGCAGATTTGAGGGGCATTTCAGATGCCCACAAACTGGCAGTCTCAGAT GTTGTGCACCAAGCCACCCTGGATGTTGATGAGGCCGGAGCCACTGCTGCAGCTGCCACAGGCATTGGCATCACACTTCTGTCCTTCCGCCAAATCCCTGTCTTGAAGTTCAATCGTCCATTTATGGTTATCATCACTGAACGCAACACAGAAAAAATGCTCTTCATGGGCAAGATTATTAACCCAAACATTTGA
- the LOC129101539 gene encoding dual specificity protein phosphatase 26-like, protein MSYTSKLPASWNDKPPSRKVEIDLSSPGLAVFELERLLFTGKAIISHADEVWPRLYIGDQHSAENRADLSKHRVTHILNAAHSKRGVQPDIYVGMEITYMGIEAHDSCGFDMSVNFQAAADFIHRALSRGGKVLVHCHVGVSRSATLVLAYLMLKQNLTLVEAICAVKDNRGVIPNRGFLRQLIKLNGQLFRTH, encoded by the exons ATGTCCTATACATCCAAACTTCCTGCGTCCTGGAATGATAAACCTCCTTCTCGCAAAGTGGAAATTGACCTGAGTTCACCGGGCTTAGCTGTGTTTGAGTTGGAAAGACTCTTGTTTACTGGGAAAGCCATCATCAGCCATGCAGACGAAGTGTGGCCAAGGCTTTACATTGGTGATCA ACACAGTGCAGAGAACCGGGCTGATCTATCCAAGCATCGAGTCACTCACATCCTCAATGCAGCTCACAGTAAACGCGGAGTACAGCCGGACATCTACGTGGGCATGGAGATCACCTACATGGGCATAGAGGCTCATGACTCCTGTGGCTTTGACATGAGCGTCAActtccaggcagcagcagaTTTTATCCACCGGGCCCtcagcagaggag GCAAAGTGTTGGTGCACTGTCACGTAGGAGTGAGCCGCTCCGCCACCCTGGTCCTGGCTTACCTGATGCTGAAGCAGAACCTGACCCTTGTGGAGGCTATTTGTGCTGTTAAAGATAATCGGGGTGTCATCCCTAATCGAGGTTTTCTCCGACAGCTCATCAAACTGAATGGCCAGCTCTTTCGCACACACTGA